Below is a genomic region from Prunus persica cultivar Lovell chromosome G3, Prunus_persica_NCBIv2, whole genome shotgun sequence.
CGTGTCTCCATAGCACTCCCTTCCTAATCTAGGTAGATCCTAGATTTTACCCaggtatataatatatattattgtggTAATCCTTCCAAGGTCAGTCTCTTTGTCTCAACAATGGAGTTGTTAATCCTTCCAAGGTCAGTTGCTTTGTCTCAGCCATACAATACTAAATAGTAGGATGTAGAAAACCATGTTGCATGAGGGATTGCTTATTTAAACAACCAACCTTGTTCTTGTCTATCATAATTGTTCTTGTATAAGTGCTCTTAaattacatacacatacatatatacaatcTTAAATTTATTGGTATTATACTGCATATGTATTACAGGaagtttatattaatatttggaATTATTTAGGATGGAAGAATCTTCAAGAAGCCATTCAAATTTGGAGATAagtgaagaaaatgatgagtTTGAGATTGGTGAGACTAGACTGGAGAATACAATGAATCTAGAAGAAACAACACAAGAACCTAAGgtaaatatgatttttaaCACAGCTGATGAGGTTCTTGattattataaaagaaaaatatatgcaAATCGAGTAGGTTTCTCAATGAAGAAGAGATCATCGAAGAAAGGAGATTGTGGGGAGTTGAAATATGCAAGCTCAAAATGTCCTAAAGCCATATCCAAGCATAAAATGCAATTGCAAGGCTTAACTTAGGGTAGGTATATGCTTGGATGGAAGGTGGAAAGTGAACTTGGGTCAAACTTGATCATAATCATGGATTGAATCAGACAATGCTCGATATTTTCGAATGAATCGTGCAATAAGTTCGTATATGAAAAGGAAGATTGAAATGAATGATAGAGTTggaataaaagtaaataagaATTATAATTCAATGGTAGTTGAAGCTGGAGGGATTGAGAATGTGCCATTCATGGAAAAGGATGGTAGAAATTACACTAACAAAGTTAGAAGATTACAGCTTAGGGAAGGAGTTGCAACTGCAATTCAAAAGTATTTCTTTAAGATGCAAGCTCAAAATgcaaatttcttttattcaatTAATCTAGATGAAAGTGGTCGATTACGGAATGTGTTTTGGGCAGATTCCAAGAGTAATTTGGTGATGCCATTACATTTGATACGACCTACTTGACAAATACTTTTGTAGGTGTCAATCATCACAGGCATTCAATTTTCCTTGGATCAGGACTAATTTCAAGTGAAGATACTGAGACATTTGTTTGGCTATTTAAAGTGTGGCTAGCATGCATGTCTGGGCATGCTCCATATGGGATAATTACCAATCAAGACAGGGCCATGAAAAATGCTATTGGGATTGTCTTTCCTAACACTAGGCATCGTTGGTGCTTATGGCATATAATGAAGAAGCTTCATAAAAAGCTTAAGAGTTACAAGCACTATGAATCTATTAAATTTGCCTTGGAGAACATCGTGTATGATTCATTGACCAATATTGAGTTTGAAGATCGTTGGAAAGAGATGATTGAGAAGTATGAGTTACAGAATAATGATTGATTACGAGTCCTATATGATGAAAGACGTCGTTGGGTGCCAAGCTTTGTGAAAGGAAGTTTTTGGACGGGCATGTCTACCACACAACGAAGTGAGAGCataaatgcttttttttttttttttggtcaaaatggtttttttttatatactcAGTTAAGCTCAGTTCACTGATGCAAATACCTATACTTAATTCTTACTTCATTGAAACatgtttaaataatatattatttaattttaagaaaaaaataatatttttatatgtgattaaacaataaaaattctgaaaatataatttttataaaatattgtatTGTGTTTAtgttagttttaaaaaattgattttttaaaactaaaattttgtatgtaaaatattttatttaaaataagggcattttagttattaaattagtttcaattttgattaagGGAAACTTGGCAAACAACTTATCCTTCCCGCTCATTTCAAATAGTTTAATAAACAActtttaccccaaaaaaaatgctattataaatatataaaaaagcctgttgtccaaaaaaatattaacatTAATGCTTATGCCACATCATGTAGCTGACGGGGTTAGAAGTGTAATATTCAAGgatttcttcctttctcataCCGCTAagccctccctccctcctttCTCTCCGCTCAGCCGCCGTCACTCACTCTGTTCTCTCTCTTTCGGTCTCTGTctgtctcttctctctccctctctatcTATCTCTTTGCGTGCGCACAGTTACACTTGCGAAGCAAAATGATAAAGCGGCGATTCTACAAGCTAGAACATGGCGACAGAGATGGTCCCTCGAATTCATCTTCATCCTCCTCGGATTCTGAAATAGAACCAGAAGCCATAGAGGActcagatgatgatgatgatgtggtTGAAGAACTCGAGGAGGATGCTCAGGCTTGCTCTACCTCCTCTGGTTTTTTCATCCTTTCCTGATGTTATAATTTGTTGaaatttatatgattttatttatttgtttatctgGGTATTGGTTAATATTGCTGAATTGagtttttctgttcttttcttgGCTTCCAGGATATCAAAGTGAGGATAGCTCAGCAAATGAAGTTCCTGATGACTCGTTAGGTAGGGATTGTCTGAAAGCAAATAACTCTTTGTAGATTGTATCAgtgaattttgatttgtttgcaTTGCTATACAGCTaccaattttcctttttcattgtGTTTCTGAACCTCTTATTTAAGTTAGAGACTATTGTATCTTTCCTTCTGATCCTCTTATTTAAGTTAGAGACTTTTGTATCTTTCCTAATTACCTCTACCcatgttatttattttaggtCTTCCTCCTCCGgggaaaaatagaaagaaaataaaaagaaaacaatagtTTAAAAAAGGTGGAGAAAAAACAGGTCTTTATATACTCCTGCATTGATATGTTGTTGAACATGAAAATTATGTGACCCGTGGTTAGGATCAGCATAAAGTTGATATGGAAAAATGGGTTCCAATCACATAGCAGGCAACTTGTTACGCCTTTTTGCGTTGCTTAAAAGATTGGTGGAGACAACATATGTCGGGCACTCTAGTACTTTCAAGAGCTTCTTCACAAGTTAGAGGGGGTGATTGCATAGAACAGTCCTCTCTCTTCTTTATTATCTCATAAATGATCTCTTgcagagaaatttttttttttcccataatTAGTTATCTTTTACCTCCTCATAATTTGATATAGTACTTTCACGGTTGTGATAATGGTCATGAGTGAGAGATAGGATCCAAATGGAGATTTATCAGATGTGGCTCACCAAGTTTGATGTTCTGCTAGTCTTATCATTGTGATACTAAGCACACACATCATTTGCAGTTCTTGAAATCATGGAAGCTTTTCTGCTTTAGTTGTTACAAGGTTATAGTTGGGCAATATAGTTATTTCTACCCTTCATAGCACAATGGTATATGATCACTCTCTGGAGGTTAAAAAGTGGAGGCCTTATTTGAAGTTGCTACATTTACCTCATGATCATTTGTGGAATTATGGAATCATGCAAGATACTGTTATCCTTGCAAATTAAACAAGGAAATTTTCgttcataaaataattatattcaCCTTGATTTTATTGTTGAGTGCATTTTATAtcttaatgtttgaaaagATGCATACTCCTATGCATCTGGAGGACTGCATTTCCTGGATATATGACATCATTTTTCATATCAGATCTGCCAATCTATGAAGATGATGCTAAAACCGGAAATGAAAGACAAGTTCCTTTGGCCAATCAGTTGTTTGGTAAAAGTGGTTCGGAAATACTAGAGGAACAATCTAACATCGTGGCCAACGAGGAATCTTTACCAGTTGATTTCCCAGACTGCGTTGTCAAATGCAAATCAGCTTTTAAATGCAGGATATGCCCTAGAGTTGTCTGTTTGAATGAGGAGACTTTAAGGGCTCATTTGAAATCCAAGGTAAGATGTGTGGCATAATTATCTTTCTCTAGAAAAAAATCATCATTTGCTGTTTGTAACTTCAATTGTTTGCCATCAAGATATGACACCTTGCcactttaaaaaagaaaacgaaagaaaataaaatacttggattggattggattgaattgtttattttcttgttttatagTTATGAAAATATGATGATACTGtcagcccaaaaaaaaaaaagtttataatactcctttttcttcctttcaactgttttgaatttgagatTATTTCTGATATTTAAACTGGTAATGCAAAATGACAAGGAAATACATGTGATGCGACAAGTAGACTTGGAATAGGATAGAGAAAGTGGTGACCAACTATTGGTTTATTATGTACTaaaagaatattaaaatattgaaaGAGAAGTTCTACAAAACTATTAACAGGTCATCTACTCTTTATCGCACAGAATGTTGGGCATTAAAGTAAAAGCAAGAGCAACACATCCATTTAGTGGGAAGGGAAAGTGAAAATGGATGATAGGAGTGAGTAGAAAGGTACAGTTAAAATAACTCTATGAGAAAAGCATTGAGATTTCACTCTATGATGGACCccaatttggaatttttaagTGTAGACTTTGTTTTTGACCTGCATGTAATGGGGGCTCATCTCCAAATCTTAGGGCATATATGCAGAAGCATAGAATCTGTAAGTATGCTCAGCAATTTTTGATATCTCATCAAAGTGATATGCAATCAATCCCACAAAATGTGGAGGTTCTTGAAGGGTTCCAAACTATTAGGGGTTTTGTAAGCAACAGATTAATACAGCTTTATTATTGTGTGCTAGCTGCCATTTAATTGAGGAGGTGCCAGTATTTTGTTGTGGTCTTATCAAGACCATTCACTGTTATTAATGACTAATGATATTGTTGGCATTATTGTAGAGACATGCTCGGTCTGAGAAATTATTGGACGAAGGTAGGTTGAAGACCATGCTGAACACTGATGggaaaattgaagaagaggagACCCCTGCTTTATATGCTAGAATTTTAGCTAATTCGCAGGTTGGTTTTTCTTATATTGCTAAAATAAACCAGCAGATTGATTATCACTTGTGTGTGCAGGAAACTAATCCATCTCTGCTACTTTATTCCAGGGTATGCcgagaaagaaaagtaaaagagaagagaagaaggtgTCAAGAAAGAAGGTAAAAAACACCATGCCACAATGCTTGAATGAATTTAGGCTCTAAATGTATAAAAAGTCTGTTAACACACATCTTCCATTGTGCAGAGAATGAGATATGGTGCTAAGAAATCCAAAGAGAACCCAGCCAAGAGAAGTCGTAAATGAAGTACTGAGAACGTTACATTTGTTTGCCGTCCTGCGAGAAAGCAAATGCGGATTTTGCTGGTTTGTACTGAAATACTGCAGCCCCTTTGAAGATTTTCATCACTTTTGAGTAATGTAGCTAAACAATcatttcataattaattactttacTCTGTTGTTTTGTTGTCGCGAAATTTTGGGGTTAGcatgaaattttttccttGCGAAGTTTTGGTATCCAGTTGCAGAGGTTTTTGTT
It encodes:
- the LOC18782925 gene encoding uncharacterized protein LOC18782925, with translation MIKRRFYKLEHGDRDGPSNSSSSSSDSEIEPEAIEDSDDDDDVVEELEEDAQACSTSSGYQSEDSSANEVPDDSLDLPIYEDDAKTGNERQVPLANQLFGKSGSEILEEQSNIVANEESLPVDFPDCVVKCKSAFKCRICPRVVCLNEETLRAHLKSKRHARSEKLLDEGRLKTMLNTDGKIEEEETPALYARILANSQGMPRKKSKREEKKVSRKKRMRYGAKKSKENPAKRSRK